A stretch of Myroides oncorhynchi DNA encodes these proteins:
- a CDS encoding nitrilase-related carbon-nitrogen hydrolase, protein MKVAMLQSPMAWENIEQNKVYFLKQLGSIDDGTDLVILPEMFVSGFTMSPDRVYITMEDRFIAELQKVCEKQAFALIGSIVIKEGGAYYNRLFFISDKGDISTYDKRHLFSLAGEEKVYKAGDKRLIVNYRGWNICPLVCYDLRFPVFSRNYAEAYDLLIYVASWPDQRIYAWDSLLKARAIENMSYLVAVNRCGTDENENVYSGHSQAIDMLGKYLVDPMEGEQIAYVSLDKQKQDKIRKSFGVLRDADAFILKIE, encoded by the coding sequence ATGAAAGTAGCAATGTTACAGTCTCCGATGGCATGGGAGAATATTGAACAAAATAAAGTATATTTCTTAAAACAATTAGGTAGTATAGACGATGGAACGGATTTAGTAATCCTGCCAGAGATGTTTGTCTCAGGCTTTACTATGAGTCCTGATCGAGTTTATATAACGATGGAAGATAGATTTATAGCAGAGTTACAGAAAGTCTGTGAAAAGCAAGCATTTGCTTTAATAGGGAGTATTGTGATTAAAGAGGGGGGAGCTTATTATAACCGTTTGTTTTTTATTTCTGATAAAGGAGATATTAGTACCTACGATAAAAGGCATTTGTTTTCATTAGCAGGAGAAGAAAAGGTATATAAAGCTGGAGATAAGCGACTGATAGTTAATTATAGAGGATGGAATATTTGTCCATTAGTATGTTATGATTTAAGATTCCCAGTTTTTAGTCGCAATTATGCTGAGGCTTATGACTTATTGATATATGTTGCTAGTTGGCCGGATCAGCGTATTTATGCTTGGGATTCTTTATTGAAAGCACGCGCTATTGAGAATATGAGTTATCTCGTGGCAGTCAACAGATGCGGTACTGATGAAAATGAAAATGTATATTCAGGGCATTCACAAGCGATTGATATGCTTGGTAAATACCTTGTTGATCCAATGGAAGGAGAACAAATAGCTTATGTATCACTGGATAAACAAAAGCAAGATAAGATTAGAAAGAGTTTTGGGGTGCTTAGGGATGCCGATGCTTTTATACTAAAAATAGAATAA
- a CDS encoding ComF family protein — MIKDILNLLFPNSCLGCNTLLLRNENTICLLCRDSLPFTQEHNIPENASMNKFYGKILVEHVACLMFYSKGGIVQQLIHNMKYKNHPKISYFLGQIYAAQLAQTDRLKDVTTIIPVPLHRSKLRSRGYNQVDGFAKAISERFNIGINKKLLIKTLQTSSQTTKSRFQRKYHKKEIFDINISQLEYDTNHFLLLDDILTTGNTLEACCKKLLQIPNTKITILCLARSI, encoded by the coding sequence ATGATAAAAGATATTTTAAACCTGCTATTTCCAAATAGTTGTCTTGGGTGTAATACTTTATTACTTCGAAATGAGAATACAATATGTTTACTTTGTAGAGATTCTCTCCCTTTTACACAAGAGCACAACATACCAGAAAATGCTTCAATGAATAAGTTCTATGGAAAAATCCTTGTAGAGCATGTTGCTTGTTTAATGTTTTATTCTAAAGGAGGTATTGTACAACAGCTTATTCATAATATGAAATATAAAAATCATCCTAAAATAAGTTATTTCTTAGGACAAATATATGCTGCGCAGTTAGCTCAGACAGACCGTCTTAAGGATGTTACAACTATCATTCCTGTACCATTGCATAGAAGCAAATTACGTTCTAGAGGTTACAACCAAGTAGATGGCTTTGCAAAGGCAATAAGCGAGCGTTTTAACATAGGTATTAATAAGAAACTATTGATAAAAACACTTCAAACTTCTTCTCAAACAACGAAATCAAGATTTCAACGAAAATACCATAAGAAAGAGATATTTGATATCAATATTTCCCAACTTGAATATGATACAAACCATTTTCTACTACTTGATGACATCTTAACCACAGGAAATACTTTAGAAGCATGTTGTAAAAAGCTACTCCAAATACCAAATACAAAAATCACTATTTTATGTTTAGCTCGAAGCATTTAA
- a CDS encoding succinate dehydrogenase/fumarate reductase iron-sulfur subunit has product MNLTLKIWRQSNAKEQGKMVDYKIGNVSPDMSFLEMLDVLNNELIEKGDDPVAFDHDCREGICGMCSLFINGEAHGPDRGITTCQLHMRKFKDGDTIYIEPFRAKAFPVIKDLVVDRTAFDKIQHAGGFISVNTSGNTQDANAIPIPKHDADRAFDAATCIGCGACVATCKNSSAMLFVSAKVSQFALLPQGKVEAADRVLNMVNEMDALGFGNCTNTGACEVECPKGISLENIARMNREYLKASFK; this is encoded by the coding sequence ATGAATCTTACACTTAAAATATGGCGTCAATCAAACGCTAAAGAACAAGGGAAAATGGTTGATTATAAAATCGGCAATGTTTCTCCTGATATGTCTTTCTTAGAAATGCTTGATGTATTAAACAACGAGCTAATCGAGAAAGGTGATGATCCTGTAGCTTTCGATCATGACTGTCGTGAGGGTATCTGTGGTATGTGTTCTTTATTCATTAATGGAGAAGCTCACGGACCAGATAGAGGTATTACTACTTGTCAGTTGCACATGAGAAAGTTTAAAGATGGTGATACTATCTATATTGAGCCTTTTAGAGCTAAAGCTTTCCCTGTAATTAAAGACTTAGTAGTTGACCGTACTGCTTTTGATAAAATTCAACATGCAGGTGGTTTCATCTCTGTAAATACTTCAGGTAATACACAGGATGCTAATGCTATTCCAATTCCTAAACATGATGCTGACCGTGCTTTTGACGCAGCTACTTGTATTGGATGTGGTGCTTGTGTAGCTACATGTAAAAACTCGTCTGCTATGTTATTCGTATCAGCTAAGGTTTCTCAATTTGCTTTGTTACCACAAGGTAAAGTTGAGGCTGCTGACCGTGTATTAAATATGGTTAATGAAATGGATGCTTTAGGTTTTGGTAACTGTACTAATACAGGAGCATGTGAGGTAGAATGTCCTAAGGGAATTTCTTTAGAGAACATCGCTCGTATGAATAGAGAATATTTAAAAGCAAGTTTTAAATAA
- a CDS encoding succinate dehydrogenase cytochrome b subunit — MAKSALLKSSLAKKYWMALTGLFLCLFLVGHLAGNLQLIFGDASAFNEYALFMTTNPAVKVLSYVTYISILFHAIDGIVLTIQNKKARPIGYAKNNAAANSSFSSRNMAILGTLLLVFIVTHMANFWAKMHFAEMPLQTVEVKVEGQEPVMIYKTVQQQAIPVTAVEMGQLEIKGTQFFQPGTDLKIADGYKDLHKITVEFFKNKSTGLIATIAYVLAMVVLGFHLSHGFGSAFQSLGVNNPKYKGCIKGLSFLIAYVIPALFAIIPVYIHFIK, encoded by the coding sequence ATGGCAAAATCTGCACTTTTAAAGTCATCCTTAGCGAAAAAATATTGGATGGCTCTTACAGGGTTATTTTTATGCTTGTTTTTAGTAGGTCACTTGGCGGGAAACCTTCAATTGATTTTTGGTGACGCCTCTGCATTCAACGAGTATGCGTTATTTATGACTACTAATCCAGCAGTAAAAGTATTATCTTATGTTACGTATATCTCAATCCTTTTTCACGCGATTGATGGTATCGTATTAACAATCCAAAACAAGAAAGCACGTCCAATCGGATATGCAAAAAACAATGCGGCTGCTAATAGCTCGTTTTCATCTAGAAACATGGCTATCTTAGGTACATTGTTATTAGTATTCATCGTGACTCACATGGCTAACTTCTGGGCTAAGATGCATTTTGCTGAAATGCCATTACAAACGGTAGAAGTTAAAGTGGAAGGTCAAGAACCTGTGATGATTTATAAAACAGTACAACAACAAGCTATTCCAGTAACAGCTGTTGAAATGGGGCAGTTAGAAATAAAAGGGACACAGTTTTTCCAACCAGGTACTGATTTAAAAATTGCTGATGGATACAAAGACTTACACAAAATTACTGTTGAGTTCTTTAAAAATAAAAGCACTGGATTAATTGCAACGATAGCTTATGTATTAGCTATGGTAGTATTAGGGTTCCACTTATCTCATGGATTTGGTAGTGCATTCCAATCTTTAGGGGTTAATAATCCTAAGTATAAAGGATGTATCAAAGGGCTTAGCTTTTTAATCGCTTATGTTATACCAGCGTTATTTGCTATTATTCCTGTTTATATTCATTTTATTAAATAG
- the aspA gene encoding aspartate ammonia-lyase, with amino-acid sequence MKTTRVESDLLGELQIPQQAYYGVQTQRAINNFNISTSKLSDYPEFVKGLAIVKWAAAKTNFELNVLDEKIYKVIADVCQEIIDGKLHAEFPVDMIQGGAGTSVNMNANEVIANRALEILGFEKGDYAHCSPNDHVNLSQSTNDAYPTSFKVAVFEMNKKVVEKLELLVKGFEAKAKEFEDIIKMGRTQLQDAVPMTLGQEFGAFAFTLKREIATLNQASQAFLEINMGATAIGTGLNAVPGYADLCAKNLGLLMKQPVTSAENLVEATSDTSGFVAYSGVLKKVAIKLSKICNDLRLLSSGPRTGLNEIQLPPMQPGSSIMPGKVNPVIPEVVNQVCFKVIGNDMTITMASEAAQLQLNVMEPVLAHTLMESMIWMENAMQTLVEKCVVGIKANVEHNKDLVLGSIGIVTALNPYIGYKASTKIAKEALESGRGVYELVLEHNLLTKDKLDEILDPKHMLAPHSI; translated from the coding sequence ATGAAAACAACCAGAGTCGAAAGTGATTTATTAGGTGAATTACAAATACCACAACAAGCTTATTATGGTGTTCAAACACAAAGAGCTATTAATAACTTCAATATATCGACAAGTAAGTTGTCTGATTATCCAGAGTTTGTAAAAGGATTAGCTATTGTAAAATGGGCAGCAGCAAAGACTAATTTTGAATTAAACGTTTTAGACGAAAAAATATATAAGGTAATTGCTGATGTATGTCAGGAGATTATAGATGGTAAATTACATGCTGAGTTTCCTGTAGATATGATACAGGGAGGTGCAGGTACTTCTGTGAATATGAACGCAAATGAGGTTATCGCTAATAGAGCCTTAGAGATTCTAGGATTCGAGAAAGGTGATTATGCACATTGCTCTCCTAATGATCACGTTAATTTGTCTCAATCTACTAATGACGCATACCCAACATCATTTAAGGTAGCAGTATTTGAGATGAATAAGAAGGTAGTAGAAAAGTTAGAGTTGTTAGTAAAAGGCTTTGAAGCAAAAGCTAAGGAGTTCGAAGACATTATTAAAATGGGACGTACACAACTTCAAGATGCTGTACCTATGACTTTAGGTCAAGAGTTTGGAGCATTTGCTTTTACTTTAAAAAGAGAAATAGCTACATTAAATCAAGCTAGCCAAGCATTCTTAGAGATTAATATGGGGGCTACAGCTATAGGTACTGGTTTAAATGCTGTACCTGGATATGCTGATTTATGCGCTAAGAATTTGGGGTTATTAATGAAACAACCTGTTACGTCTGCAGAAAATCTTGTAGAAGCAACATCAGATACTAGTGGATTTGTGGCATACTCAGGAGTGCTAAAGAAAGTTGCTATTAAACTGTCTAAGATATGTAATGACTTAAGATTACTATCTTCAGGACCGCGTACAGGACTTAATGAAATACAACTACCTCCTATGCAACCAGGTTCTTCTATTATGCCAGGAAAAGTAAATCCTGTTATTCCTGAAGTAGTTAATCAGGTGTGTTTTAAAGTGATTGGTAATGATATGACTATTACAATGGCATCTGAAGCGGCTCAGTTGCAATTAAATGTAATGGAACCTGTACTAGCTCACACACTAATGGAGTCTATGATTTGGATGGAGAATGCTATGCAGACATTAGTAGAGAAGTGTGTAGTTGGTATTAAAGCTAATGTAGAGCACAATAAAGACTTAGTACTTGGAAGTATTGGTATCGTTACAGCCTTAAACCCATATATAGGGTATAAAGCAAGTACTAAAATTGCTAAAGAAGCATTAGAATCTGGAAGAGGTGTTTATGAGTTGGTTTTAGAACACAATCTGTTGACTAAAGATAAGTTAGACGAGATTTTAGATCCTAAACATATGCTTGCTCCGCATTCAATTTAA
- a CDS encoding Ig-like domain-containing protein, producing the protein MSKFRIYFIVCFTIFCFITFSNCAKRGFISGGDKDTIPPVVLGSSPKNLSTHFDKKQITINFDEYVKIKNVNQNLIISPPMEKMPEVLPMGNARKTVTINLIDSLKPNTTYSFNFGDAITDNNEGNVLKQFKYIFSTGDYIDSLKVGGTIKSANQLKADNFVNVMLYQAENFNDSTIYKQKPLYVTNTLDSLTTFSIENVKAGKYYLVALKDKNNNFMFNAVEDKIAFIKEPIELPTDQTFDLTLFKSDENFIASRPAQITQNKWYLPYTGNPKGAKIEVKKDGILLPSTYTYLPEKDSLQVWFPKIEADSLHFTATKGDFTKTFTVKPRPKMKEIDSLSVNGKSGTLDFISDLLIETTTPVKEINKNLITIFNKDSVAVPFELDNKMEDQKLYLKFKKEELNEYKVTLWPGAIQDFFGKANDTIILKNKTSAYTDYGNLTITLNGIKRFPVIIELLDEKEKVVVSQYSDKSNIFEFTVLPPRQYYIRVIYDDNKNGKWDTGYYWDKKQPEETIYFPEKIDVRANWDIKEQINL; encoded by the coding sequence ATGTCTAAGTTTCGTATTTACTTCATTGTTTGCTTTACGATATTTTGTTTTATAACATTTTCAAACTGTGCAAAAAGAGGCTTTATCTCTGGTGGAGATAAGGACACTATACCTCCAGTGGTATTAGGTAGCTCCCCTAAGAACTTATCTACACACTTTGATAAAAAGCAAATTACTATAAATTTTGACGAATATGTTAAGATTAAAAACGTAAATCAGAACTTAATAATCTCTCCTCCTATGGAGAAAATGCCTGAAGTATTGCCTATGGGGAATGCTAGAAAGACAGTTACGATTAATCTTATTGACTCTCTTAAACCTAATACCACATACAGTTTTAACTTTGGTGATGCCATCACAGATAATAATGAAGGAAATGTTCTTAAGCAATTTAAATACATCTTCTCTACTGGAGATTATATTGATTCATTAAAAGTAGGTGGAACTATTAAATCTGCTAATCAACTTAAAGCTGATAATTTCGTTAATGTAATGCTGTATCAAGCAGAGAACTTTAATGATTCTACTATCTATAAACAGAAGCCTCTCTATGTTACAAATACATTAGATAGTCTGACGACGTTCTCAATTGAGAATGTAAAAGCGGGTAAATATTATCTAGTAGCATTAAAAGATAAAAATAACAACTTTATGTTTAATGCAGTAGAAGACAAAATAGCCTTTATTAAAGAGCCTATTGAACTTCCTACTGACCAAACATTTGATCTGACATTATTTAAATCGGATGAAAACTTTATAGCGTCAAGACCTGCTCAGATTACACAAAACAAATGGTACTTACCTTATACAGGTAATCCTAAAGGAGCCAAAATAGAAGTAAAAAAAGATGGGATATTACTTCCTAGTACTTATACATATCTTCCTGAAAAGGATAGTTTACAAGTTTGGTTCCCTAAGATAGAAGCAGATTCATTACACTTTACAGCAACAAAAGGAGATTTTACAAAAACCTTTACTGTAAAGCCACGTCCAAAAATGAAAGAAATAGATTCTTTATCAGTTAATGGTAAATCTGGAACATTAGATTTCATTTCTGATCTATTAATAGAAACGACTACACCTGTAAAAGAAATCAACAAAAACCTTATCACGATATTCAACAAAGATTCAGTAGCAGTCCCTTTTGAATTAGATAATAAGATGGAAGATCAAAAGCTTTATTTAAAATTCAAGAAAGAAGAACTTAATGAATACAAAGTGACACTATGGCCTGGTGCTATACAAGACTTTTTTGGAAAAGCAAATGACACAATCATTCTAAAAAATAAAACTTCTGCCTATACAGACTATGGTAATCTAACAATCACTCTAAATGGGATAAAACGATTTCCTGTTATAATAGAATTACTAGACGAGAAAGAAAAGGTCGTAGTAAGTCAATACAGTGATAAATCGAATATCTTCGAATTTACTGTTTTACCTCCTAGACAATATTACATACGTGTGATCTATGATGACAATAAAAATGGTAAATGGGATACTGGTTACTATTGGGATAAAAAACAGCCAGAAGAAACAATCTACTTTCCAGAAAAAATAGATGTCCGTGCTAATTGGGATATTAAAGAACAAATAAATCTATAG
- a CDS encoding NAD(P)H-binding protein — MKALVIGGTGATGKVLVRQLLCDDDFHEVVIFIRKGWEINHPKLISHIVDFDKIDQWKHLIVGDVAFSCLGTTIKQAGSKKNQWHIDYDYVMQFAQYAKANRVDNFVLLSAKGASDRSTFFYSKLKGTLERSILNLHFENTIILRPGLLIRPGTDRFGERIAAKLLRFFNAIHLFKGYKPIDVFKVANRMRSESKNNCCRRLIVESNEI, encoded by the coding sequence ATGAAAGCATTAGTCATTGGAGGTACTGGAGCAACTGGAAAAGTACTTGTACGTCAATTACTTTGTGACGATGATTTTCACGAAGTAGTTATTTTTATTCGAAAAGGATGGGAGATAAATCACCCTAAGTTAATTTCGCACATTGTTGATTTTGATAAGATTGATCAATGGAAACATTTGATTGTAGGTGATGTAGCATTTAGTTGTCTTGGTACAACAATAAAACAAGCTGGTAGCAAAAAGAATCAATGGCATATTGACTATGACTATGTAATGCAGTTTGCTCAGTATGCTAAAGCTAATAGAGTAGATAATTTTGTCTTACTATCAGCTAAAGGAGCTTCGGATAGAAGTACTTTTTTCTATAGTAAACTAAAAGGGACTTTGGAGCGATCGATACTTAATCTTCATTTCGAAAACACTATTATCCTTAGACCGGGGTTATTGATTAGACCTGGAACCGATCGTTTTGGCGAACGTATTGCGGCTAAATTATTGCGATTTTTTAATGCTATACACTTGTTTAAAGGCTATAAACCAATTGATGTGTTTAAAGTGGCAAATCGTATGCGTAGTGAATCTAAAAATAACTGTTGTCGTCGTTTGATAGTAGAAAGTAACGAAATATAG
- a CDS encoding YchJ family protein, with protein sequence MNPKQFCYCCSKKEFKDCCEPFIKLQVKPDTAEELMRSRYTAYALCNATYIVDTTHPRNRHLHSKKAISNWAKENTWIQLEVVKTEDYQVIFKAYYNDVNGNSCVHYEDSLFEKLGENWYYVSGVFLE encoded by the coding sequence ATGAATCCAAAACAATTTTGTTACTGCTGTAGTAAGAAAGAGTTTAAAGATTGTTGTGAACCATTTATTAAACTTCAGGTAAAACCTGATACGGCTGAAGAATTAATGCGTTCGCGCTATACAGCTTATGCATTGTGTAATGCGACTTACATTGTAGATACTACACATCCTAGAAATAGACATTTACATAGTAAAAAAGCTATTTCTAATTGGGCTAAAGAGAATACCTGGATACAACTTGAAGTGGTTAAGACTGAGGATTATCAGGTGATATTTAAAGCGTACTATAATGATGTGAATGGGAATAGTTGTGTTCATTATGAAGATTCTTTGTTCGAAAAATTAGGAGAGAATTGGTATTATGTATCAGGTGTGTTTCTTGAATAA
- a CDS encoding fumarate reductase/succinate dehydrogenase flavoprotein subunit, with product MKLDSKIPNGPLDKKWSDYKNHIKLVNPANKRNIDVIVVGTGLAGGSAAATLAELGYNVKAFCYQDSPRRAHSIAAQGGINASKNYQGDGDSVYRLFYDTVKGGDYRAREANVYRLAEVSENIIDQCVAQGVPFAREYGGLLDNRSFGGVQVSRTFYAKGQTGQQLLLGAYSAMNRQIGRGKIQMYNRHEMLDIVKVDGKARGIIARNLINGEIERHSAHAVVICTGGYGNVFFLSTNAMGSNVTAAWKAHKRGAFFANPCYTQIHPTCIPVTGDHQSKLTLMSESLRNDGRIWVPAKMEDAIAIREGRLKPTQIAEENRDYYLERRYPSFGNLVPRDVASRAAKERCDAGYGVNATGEAVYLDFASAIDRYGKEQARIHHLDENDAKLVYKLGRDVVENKYGNLFQMYEKIVDEDPYTTPMMIYPAVHYTMGGLWVDYNLMSTIEGCYILGEANFSDHGANRLGASALMQGLADGYFVLPYTIGNYLADDIRTGTIPTDLPEFEAAEKNVRDIIGHLLNNNGTHSVDFFHKKLGKIMWDKVGMARNAKGLTEAMAEIAQLREEFYKDVKVSGTNESFNQELEKALRVADYLELGELFAKDALHREESCGGHFREEHQTEDGEARRDDENFAYVAAWEYKGNPSDAVLHKEDLVYENIKLVTRSYK from the coding sequence ATGAAATTAGATTCTAAAATACCTAATGGACCACTTGATAAAAAATGGTCTGATTATAAAAATCATATTAAATTAGTTAACCCAGCTAATAAACGTAACATTGATGTTATCGTTGTTGGTACTGGATTAGCTGGTGGTTCTGCTGCTGCTACATTAGCTGAGTTAGGATATAACGTAAAAGCTTTTTGTTACCAAGATTCACCTCGTCGTGCGCACTCTATCGCTGCTCAAGGGGGGATTAACGCATCTAAGAACTACCAAGGTGATGGTGACTCTGTTTACAGATTATTCTATGATACTGTAAAAGGAGGGGATTACCGTGCACGTGAGGCTAACGTTTACCGTTTAGCTGAAGTATCAGAAAATATTATTGACCAATGTGTTGCTCAAGGTGTACCTTTTGCACGTGAGTATGGAGGTCTTTTAGATAACCGTTCTTTTGGAGGGGTACAAGTATCTCGTACTTTCTACGCTAAAGGACAAACTGGACAACAGTTATTATTAGGGGCATATTCTGCTATGAACCGTCAAATCGGTCGTGGTAAAATCCAAATGTATAACCGTCATGAGATGTTAGACATCGTTAAAGTGGATGGGAAAGCAAGAGGTATTATTGCTCGTAACTTAATCAATGGTGAGATAGAGCGTCATTCTGCTCACGCTGTAGTTATTTGTACAGGTGGATACGGTAACGTATTCTTCTTATCAACAAATGCAATGGGTTCTAACGTTACTGCTGCTTGGAAAGCACATAAACGTGGAGCATTCTTTGCTAACCCTTGTTATACACAAATTCACCCAACTTGTATTCCTGTTACTGGTGATCACCAATCAAAACTTACTTTGATGTCTGAATCATTGCGTAATGATGGACGTATTTGGGTTCCTGCAAAAATGGAGGATGCAATAGCAATTAGAGAAGGTAGATTAAAACCAACTCAAATCGCTGAAGAAAATAGAGATTACTACTTAGAAAGAAGATATCCATCATTCGGTAACTTAGTACCTCGTGACGTTGCGTCTCGTGCTGCTAAAGAAAGATGTGATGCTGGATACGGTGTTAATGCTACAGGTGAAGCTGTATACTTAGACTTTGCTTCTGCTATAGACCGTTACGGTAAAGAACAAGCTCGTATTCACCATTTAGATGAGAACGATGCTAAGCTAGTTTATAAATTAGGTAGAGATGTTGTAGAGAATAAGTATGGTAATTTATTCCAAATGTATGAGAAAATCGTTGATGAGGATCCATATACAACTCCTATGATGATTTACCCAGCTGTTCACTATACTATGGGTGGATTATGGGTGGATTATAACTTAATGTCTACTATCGAAGGATGTTATATCTTAGGTGAAGCTAACTTCTCTGATCACGGTGCTAACCGTCTAGGAGCTTCTGCATTAATGCAAGGTTTAGCTGATGGATATTTCGTATTACCTTATACTATTGGTAACTACTTAGCGGATGATATCCGTACAGGTACTATCCCAACTGATTTACCTGAGTTCGAAGCTGCTGAGAAAAATGTTCGTGATATTATCGGACACTTACTTAACAATAACGGAACTCACTCTGTTGACTTCTTCCACAAGAAGCTTGGTAAAATCATGTGGGATAAAGTAGGTATGGCTCGTAACGCTAAAGGATTAACTGAAGCGATGGCTGAAATCGCTCAGTTAAGAGAAGAGTTCTATAAAGATGTGAAAGTATCTGGTACTAACGAAAGCTTTAACCAAGAGTTAGAGAAAGCGTTAAGAGTAGCTGATTACTTGGAACTAGGTGAATTATTCGCTAAAGATGCTTTACACCGTGAAGAATCTTGTGGAGGACACTTCCGTGAAGAACACCAAACTGAGGATGGAGAAGCAAGACGTGATGATGAAAACTTCGCTTACGTGGCTGCTTGGGAATACAAAGGTAACCCTAGCGATGCAGTGCTTCACAAAGAAGACTTAGTTTATGAAAACATTAAATTGGTAACTCGTAGTTATAAATAA
- a CDS encoding ion transporter, which translates to MNKKTIKYKVYDLLNNDSITLGSKIVQGVIIILILFNAVSLIFESIPEIKEEYARFFINFNLFSVVFFSIEYLLRMWSITCDERFNKPLMGRIKYAFTSMQLIDLCAILPFYLVFVHVDLRILRLMRVFRLLRVFKITRYVSALALVVNVFKRKASELAIAAFMLVFLLLIASTAIYYAENSYQPEAFSSIPDSMWWSVITICTVGYGDIYPITVLGKVIGGILAVIGIGFFALPTGIISSGFTEVLDERKEKRALSTQEVKEKDSLEKCPCCGKPID; encoded by the coding sequence ATGAATAAGAAAACTATAAAATATAAAGTATATGACTTGTTAAATAATGATTCCATTACTTTAGGAAGTAAGATTGTACAAGGAGTCATTATCATTTTAATTTTATTTAATGCTGTTTCTTTAATATTTGAATCTATCCCTGAGATTAAGGAAGAGTATGCAAGATTCTTTATCAATTTTAATCTGTTTTCTGTCGTTTTCTTTTCTATAGAATATCTATTGCGCATGTGGTCTATTACATGTGATGAGCGTTTTAATAAACCTTTGATGGGAAGGATAAAGTATGCTTTTACCTCGATGCAACTTATTGATTTATGTGCAATATTGCCGTTTTATTTGGTATTCGTACATGTGGATTTACGTATTTTGAGATTGATGCGAGTATTTAGGTTATTGAGAGTGTTTAAGATTACTAGATATGTTTCTGCATTAGCTCTTGTCGTTAATGTATTTAAACGCAAGGCAAGCGAATTAGCTATAGCAGCTTTCATGTTAGTATTCCTTTTGCTAATAGCTTCTACTGCTATTTATTATGCAGAGAATTCATATCAACCAGAAGCTTTTTCTAGTATACCTGATTCTATGTGGTGGTCTGTTATCACTATCTGTACTGTAGGGTATGGAGATATATACCCTATTACGGTACTTGGTAAAGTTATAGGAGGTATTTTGGCTGTAATAGGAATTGGTTTCTTTGCCTTGCCTACGGGTATTATATCTTCAGGATTTACAGAAGTATTGGACGAACGTAAGGAAAAGAGAGCCCTTTCTACTCAAGAAGTAAAAGAAAAAGATTCTTTAGAGAAATGTCCATGTTGTGGAAAACCGATAGACTAG